Proteins from a single region of Aureibacter tunicatorum:
- a CDS encoding TatD family hydrolase, with translation MKFVDTHAHIYSEEFEQDVDQIIEECLSSGVEKIFMPNIDEDSIQKMLALESKYPEVCHPMIGIHPCYVKSDYPQQLERVEKLLGERNWTAVGEIGIDLYWDKSLKKEQELALAMQIDMAKEHNLPIVLHCRDSFEETYEIVKSKQDGNLEGIFHCFTGSVEDARKIEDLGFYIGIGGVSTFKNGGLDKVLPHVGLDRIVLETDAPYLSPTPYRGKRNKPSYIPLIAQRIADLKEVRLEEVAKVTTDNSLKIFKNF, from the coding sequence ATGAAATTTGTAGATACACATGCTCATATATATAGCGAAGAGTTTGAGCAGGACGTTGATCAAATTATAGAAGAATGTTTGTCTTCAGGCGTGGAAAAGATATTTATGCCTAATATCGACGAGGATTCAATCCAGAAAATGTTGGCTCTGGAATCAAAATATCCTGAAGTATGTCATCCGATGATTGGCATACATCCATGTTATGTAAAGTCTGATTATCCTCAACAGTTGGAAAGAGTTGAAAAGCTTTTGGGTGAAAGAAATTGGACGGCAGTAGGGGAGATTGGCATTGATCTTTATTGGGATAAGAGCTTGAAAAAAGAGCAGGAATTGGCTTTGGCAATGCAAATTGATATGGCTAAAGAGCATAATTTGCCAATTGTTCTGCATTGCAGAGATTCGTTTGAAGAAACGTATGAAATAGTCAAATCCAAGCAAGATGGAAATCTGGAAGGTATTTTTCATTGCTTTACAGGCAGTGTGGAAGATGCAAGGAAAATTGAGGATTTAGGTTTTTATATAGGAATTGGAGGCGTATCGACATTTAAAAACGGGGGCTTGGATAAGGTTCTCCCTCATGTAGGCTTGGATAGAATCGTATTGGAGACTGACGCGCCTTATCTTTCACCGACTCCATATAGGGGAAAGCGTAATAAACCTTCATATATTCCGTTGATAGCTCAAAGAATCGCTGATTTAAAAGAAGTGAGATTGGAGGAAGTCGCGAAAGTGACAACTGACAATAGTTTGAAAATTTTTAAGAACTTTTGA
- a CDS encoding biopolymer transporter ExbD: MSKFKKKTGTSQEIPTSALPDIIFMLLFFFMVTTVMRTDDLLITQKLPQASQLSKIEKKSLVSYIFIGTPKEVTKYGDEPKIQANGVLMEPEDIALFVEQEKTKLPESDRNKITMSMKISQEAKMGIVTDVQEELKKANARKILYASTPKLVK, from the coding sequence ATGTCGAAGTTTAAGAAAAAAACCGGAACTAGTCAGGAGATCCCTACATCAGCATTGCCAGATATTATCTTCATGCTTTTGTTCTTCTTCATGGTAACAACTGTGATGAGAACGGATGACTTGTTGATTACGCAAAAATTGCCTCAGGCAAGCCAGCTGAGTAAGATCGAAAAGAAATCTCTGGTAAGTTACATATTTATTGGTACTCCAAAGGAAGTAACAAAATATGGTGATGAGCCTAAGATTCAAGCAAATGGAGTTTTGATGGAACCTGAAGATATCGCTTTGTTCGTGGAGCAGGAGAAAACAAAACTACCGGAGTCGGATAGAAATAAGATTACAATGTCAATGAAAATTTCGCAAGAAGCGAAAATGGGTATTGTAACAGACGTTCAAGAGGAACTAAAGAAAGCGAATGCTCGTAAGATCCTTTACGCTTCCACTCCAAAACTAGTGAAATAA
- a CDS encoding asparaginase, which yields MLKIEREGQAKEAEGLVHVLIIYTGGTIGMVQNGGGALVPMPFDQIMEKVPELNSMDIALDVHSFDKTIDSSNVSFEDWKSIARVIEENYLLFDSFVVLHGTDTMAYSASALSYLLKGLNKPVIFTGSQMPIGARRTDARANLITAIEIAAKRVGGRPAVPEVCIYFDYKLFRGNRAQKEKSSLFAAFESENYPTLAKAGIMIEYDYNVIMPYNPYGVLEVKYDFDPNVAVLRLYPSITKEIVKAVLNAENLRGVVIESYGSGNAPTDAWFLDLLSEANEKGIVLFNVSQCAGGKVVHGQYATSSQLESRGVLSGKDITTEAAVTKLMYLLGNMKEVDLVKTWLEVPLAGEMI from the coding sequence ATGCTTAAAATTGAACGAGAAGGACAAGCCAAAGAAGCCGAAGGCTTGGTGCATGTCCTGATTATTTATACTGGCGGAACTATCGGGATGGTTCAAAATGGAGGAGGTGCTTTGGTGCCGATGCCTTTTGACCAGATCATGGAAAAGGTTCCTGAATTGAATAGCATGGATATCGCTTTGGATGTTCATTCATTTGATAAGACAATTGATTCTTCTAATGTGTCTTTTGAAGACTGGAAGAGCATCGCTCGTGTGATTGAAGAAAACTACTTATTGTTTGACAGTTTTGTGGTTTTGCATGGAACGGATACAATGGCTTATTCCGCGTCGGCTTTGAGTTATTTGCTTAAAGGTTTGAATAAGCCTGTGATTTTTACCGGATCTCAAATGCCTATAGGCGCTAGGAGAACTGACGCTCGTGCAAATTTGATTACAGCGATTGAAATAGCGGCTAAGAGAGTAGGTGGAAGGCCTGCTGTTCCGGAAGTTTGCATATATTTCGATTACAAACTGTTCAGAGGAAATAGAGCTCAAAAAGAAAAAAGCAGTTTGTTTGCCGCTTTTGAGTCGGAGAATTACCCGACTTTGGCCAAAGCGGGAATAATGATCGAATATGATTACAATGTAATTATGCCTTATAATCCATATGGTGTTTTGGAGGTGAAATATGATTTTGACCCTAATGTAGCCGTTTTGAGATTATATCCATCCATTACCAAGGAGATTGTCAAGGCAGTGTTGAATGCGGAGAACTTGAGAGGCGTGGTGATTGAATCTTACGGCTCTGGGAATGCTCCAACAGATGCGTGGTTTTTGGATCTGTTGTCTGAGGCCAATGAAAAAGGAATAGTGCTATTTAACGTTTCTCAATGCGCTGGAGGGAAAGTCGTTCATGGTCAATACGCTACAAGCTCGCAACTCGAAAGTAGGGGTGTTTTGAGCGGAAAAGATATTACAACGGAGGCGGCTGTGACAAAATTGATGTATTTGTTGGGCAATATGAAGGAAGTTGATCTGGTCAAGACGTGGCTGGAAGTTCCGTTGGCTGGCGAAATGATATAA
- a CDS encoding MotA/TolQ/ExbB proton channel family protein, whose protein sequence is MKKLFSLLMIAGAMSFGIPSITFAQDAEESETIAVDSTEAAEDGGVAETIVEDSPAAEAEAVTPSAPEEEAKPIGFRQAVKEKFIEGGPEFMGIVLICLILGLAIAIERIITLNLATTNTKKLLAKVEDALQSGGIEAAKEVCKNTKGPVASIFTQGLLRYSEGIDMVEKSIIAYGSVEMGRMEKGLVWISLFISLAPMLGFMGTVIGMIGAFDAIQAAGDISPSLVAGGIKVALLTTVGGLIVAIILQLFYNYCVSKIDSLVNQMEDASISLVDLLVKHNLSK, encoded by the coding sequence ATGAAAAAGTTATTTTCTTTATTGATGATTGCCGGTGCGATGTCGTTCGGTATTCCTTCAATTACTTTCGCTCAAGATGCTGAAGAGAGCGAGACAATTGCTGTTGATTCAACAGAAGCTGCTGAAGATGGCGGTGTTGCAGAGACAATCGTTGAAGATTCTCCTGCTGCTGAAGCTGAAGCTGTTACTCCTTCTGCTCCTGAAGAGGAAGCAAAGCCAATTGGATTCCGTCAAGCGGTGAAAGAGAAATTCATCGAAGGTGGTCCTGAGTTCATGGGAATTGTATTGATCTGTTTGATTTTAGGTCTTGCTATTGCTATTGAAAGAATCATCACTTTGAACTTGGCTACAACTAACACTAAGAAGTTGTTGGCTAAAGTTGAAGACGCTTTGCAATCAGGTGGAATCGAAGCTGCTAAAGAAGTATGCAAGAACACTAAAGGTCCTGTTGCTTCTATCTTTACTCAAGGTCTTTTGAGATACTCAGAAGGAATCGATATGGTTGAGAAGTCAATCATCGCTTACGGTTCTGTTGAAATGGGTAGAATGGAAAAAGGTCTAGTTTGGATCTCTCTATTTATCTCTTTGGCTCCGATGCTAGGATTCATGGGTACTGTAATTGGTATGATTGGTGCATTTGACGCTATCCAAGCTGCTGGAGACATCTCTCCTTCATTGGTTGCTGGTGGTATTAAAGTAGCCCTATTGACTACAGTAGGTGGTTTGATCGTTGCGATTATCCTTCAGTTGTTCTATAACTATTGTGTTTCTAAAATTGATTCTTTGGTTAACCAAATGGAAGATGCTTCTATTTCTCTAGTAGACTTGCTAGTGAAGCACAACCTTTCTAAATAA
- a CDS encoding biopolymer transporter ExbD, giving the protein MKKSKRASAEVNAGSMADIAFLLLIFFLVTTTIASDKGILLLLPPKADPNEEQIDVKIKDKNLFKILVNSSDRVLVNGEPWTQPLENLKPKVQEFVLNNGRKEDLSESPKKAIVSFKTDRGTSYEKFIGILDVLHLSYNEIYAKKMGMTLEEFNNFDRKDADKKDKYDEIRKTIPKQISIAEPSKIGN; this is encoded by the coding sequence ATGAAGAAATCTAAGAGAGCTTCAGCTGAGGTGAACGCTGGTTCGATGGCCGATATCGCTTTCTTGCTTTTGATCTTCTTCTTGGTGACTACAACAATCGCATCGGATAAAGGTATCTTGTTGCTATTGCCACCAAAAGCGGATCCGAATGAAGAACAAATCGATGTTAAGATTAAGGATAAGAACTTATTCAAAATCTTGGTGAACTCGAGCGATAGAGTGCTAGTGAATGGCGAGCCTTGGACGCAACCACTGGAGAACTTGAAGCCTAAGGTGCAGGAATTTGTATTAAATAATGGAAGAAAAGAAGACTTATCTGAAAGTCCGAAAAAAGCCATTGTTTCATTCAAAACTGACCGTGGTACAAGTTATGAAAAATTCATAGGAATACTTGATGTGCTTCACTTATCTTATAATGAGATATATGCGAAGAAAATGGGTATGACTTTGGAAGAATTCAATAATTTCGATAGGAAAGATGCTGATAAAAAGGATAAATACGATGAGATTCGTAAGACTATTCCTAAGCAGATTTCAATTGCTGAACCATCTAAAATCGGTAACTAA